TTTTTCGAGTATGTAGAGCTTTGTTTGgcttaattttttgtgttgttgaaAGGCTGAAGGCCTCATCATAAAAATTGAGACGGAATTGAAAGTCAATCCGAAGAAGCAAAAAGTACTTCGTATCTATAGAAGAATAAGAAAATCCCTATTCACATGGGGATGAGTGGTTTATGAAGACTTGAAAAACTTTCATTCGTTCACATGTGCAAAACCTAACTTTATATTATTTCGCTTTGTGGTTAACAAGTTAGCAAGTTTAGTGAGGtgaggaaataaaatttcattttcaattatgattcgctaaaGTTATTCATGTTTATAGTGTTCAAACGTCGAAAGAtgtacttcattttctctcacatcaaaacagtggtcgaatgtCTCGCCAAAAGGTAGATAATTCAtcgaattcataaaattaaagttaTCGCTACTAAATGttattataatgaaaatgagatTTTATCCATCGCCTTTTAAGCAAGTCCAAAGTGATGACAGTTGCAAGCTGCCAAACAGAGTACTTATTTTCTATCAAATGGTTTCAACAGTCGTGATACACATTATGAAGTTTCAGTAccatatttagagtaccactcatgcttcaagtgtgttgtttgtgatccaaaaaaaaataataaagaattGATTTCAATTCGCTATTAAGAGAGAGAAGTGATCGCTAAGAATCTTATCTCGGAAATTGAAATCACACTTGATCAAAATATGTGATTTACAGTTTACAGTCTTAGCTACATATAGCTTACAGATGTCTTTTCTGTAGAGTAGGCACTTGCCAAGTGCTTTCCTCGGGATGAATGTATTCTTCTCAcacaaaatgaatgaaactgAAATAATGTTGAGTCATACGATTTCATACCATTTCCCGTATCCCTCTTATTAttgatcaaatttaaaataaaacctaAAAATGGAAGATGTTCCAGTAAAATAATCACTTCAGAAAGGACCTTAACAACGATTTTTTATCGACAATTGCTTATGTTACAAAACTGTATATCCTCTCAAGGACTTCCGACACGTATACATAATGCTTTTATGAATAATTGTTATTCCAAGAAAAGAATTTCCTGGTTAGTGTGGAGTGTGGTATTGACACTTTCTGGAGTAGTGTGGAAGTGGATGGTTATGCACGAATCCTGAATATTGCATTTGACTACTCTCTTTGATTCGAAGgattttctaatatttttatGGTTTCCATCATTTTCCGATTGCTTATATCCCCTCTGCTAATGACAATAAATCAAAGGACATTGTTACACAAACATCAAAAATAACTGAACGGAAGACGTCCGTAGAGACGTCTCACAGCTATATAGCAACTataaagaacaaaaatatttttatgtgattTATGTTGAAGCGttcatcgaagaaaaaaaaacaactttggCAATCAATAAAACCAATATCACttcaacaaagaaaaacaacaaacaaaatacgTGTAAGACATTAGATTGTGGAAAAAGAGACAGAAAAACTGagttaagtaaaaaaattacaaacgaTAAATAAACGATAAACATTATGACGCTATAAAAACCAAACATGATGATGAAGGGATGAAAtcagacaacaacaacaacaaaaaagaaccCAGAGAGTTTTATAGTTACTTTGTTGGGAAAGATTAAGCATTTGTTCGTGTAAGTTGAATGAGCGGATACATCTatgtcattttttcttcaatttaagGGCATGGTTGACACAAGACTCTGgaagattttgattttatgtttcATTTAAGCACGCaatatagtaaaatataaCTATGATCACTCTTTGCTAAATTACCTTCTTACTGCTACTCTGTGTTCAATTCTAACATACACCCTCATACCAACTGTTACTGaagaatgcaaaaaaaaacatgttatGTTAGAGAAACTATATCACTTTCCATTCCATTTATCTGAAGTCTCTATGAAAATATCCATTTTGCTTTTCACATTTGCCCtcatataaatatttagtCTGTTTACGTCTTTCTGATCAAAGTGCTTCCGAGTCTTCAGTTTTAATACATACCAAGGACTATGTCGCCATCTCGTTTCATTCGAATGAAACGCTTACGGATTATTCTTAATGTCATTGTGGTTATCCTTAATGACAATAGAAATAGAAGTCGGTCACCATAGAAATAGtgtgcaaacaaaatgtcaagaatgatagaaaaattgtgtttttcattaatttcatcaaaacaaaacctGATTTCGAAGAAGTGGGACCAGTATTTCATTagaaagagactattggcaccgggtgccaatagtctcttaataatactgtggctaatggcaccgggtgccaatagtctctttattatactaatgctaatcgcacccggtgccattagccaaaatattataaagagTCCATTGGCACCCGGAaaactttgaataaaaaaatccggatattttgaaaattaaatttgttttgtacaCAATCCTAGGGAGttcatctttttacaaaacaagtttaattttcaaaatatccagattttttattaaaattataatttttccaggtgccaatagtctctttataatactatggctaatggcaccgggtgccactAGTCtgtttataatactttggctaatgggaccgggtgcgattagcattagtataataaagagactattggcacctggtgccattagccacagtattataaagagactattggcacccggtgccaatagcATATTCGATTTCATTATAAATAGCATAATGATTCTTTTAAACACAGCTCTTGTACGTCACTATTGTAGAAATACAACCCATACCGTCTACGGGCTTTTTATCTAACTGACTGAATGACAATGCAAGCAAACGATGTATAAGCCATATTACACTTAACACAACAGGAAAACGAGAGATGTCGCTCGTAGATACTATCACAGCCGCAAACCATATAAGCCGATTTAATTAGTTGTTGTTATTGCGGACATATCTTATTGACAGAATCATAGAGCAGTTGAAATTGGAGCCTGCGAACCGGCATCTCAATTATTCAATGTGAGTCCTCGGTCAACCTACTTCGCTATTAAAATTTCGGTAGTTTTGACAAATCATTGGACAATATAGGGTCATAAATTATGCCCCCATTCACATTCACACATTCATTCCCTACAACTAGTGTACTTTAAGACTCTCAATGACCTTACTGTTGTGTGACCTTATACTTCAGGTCTACAGAAGAAAAAGTCATAGACCGATAAACCtttgttttattgaaagctaacacattagTGGTTGCGTTCGTAAATTGTTCACAAACATTTCTGGCGAAAAGATAACGAAAACGATGATCTGATGATGATGGTGGTAGTGATgatgacgataacaattttataTAACAATTCCACATAAGAAATTCTCTATTTCCATTGTTACCATTTCTTATTTATTCGTAGAATGTAACAAAACTGAATCTAATTCTCTTCAACTACTATTACCGGCGATCAACAAACTCAATTGAAATCGTTTGGTAAATCTGGAACACCACGAAAACGTTGCTTGGTGGTTAACTCGCCAACCGGCCGGAAGATCAACTTGGTTGCACACACCGTAGACGAAAGCCAAGATACGCACATCTTTGGACGTCAAGCCATTGTAATAATCGGAAGCGTCACGGACGAATTCAGAGAGTTCTTTTTCTTGTTCATTGGAGAAAATCTGTTGCGGacgtttttcaattgaaacatTTGGTAGAGTTGCACCTGAGGTGATTGTTGAAGTATTATTTGGAGTGACATCGGCGTAGTTTAAATGTTCATTAACACATTTTGTACTGTACGACTCGCCAACTCCTTGAATAGTAAATCTATTTTCCTTACGAATTGTGGAATGATGAACTACCAAACGTTTCAcgattcgatttttctttttgacgCTGTCAATTTTAATCGGTCTAATGGACGGATGTTCATTCTGCGAACATTTAATCGTGTTAAAAGACAATTGTCGTTGAATCCAAAAATAC
The sequence above is drawn from the Bradysia coprophila strain Holo2 chromosome IV unlocalized genomic scaffold, BU_Bcop_v1 contig_144, whole genome shotgun sequence genome and encodes:
- the LOC119071327 gene encoding uncharacterized protein LOC119071327; this encodes MNEHPSIRPIKIDSVKKKNRIVKRLVVHHSTIRKENRFTIQGVGESYSTKCVNEHLNYADVTPNNTSTITSGATLPNVSIEKRPQQIFSNEQEKELSEFVRDASDYYNGLTSKDVRILAFVYGVCNQVDLPAGWRVNHQATFSWCSRFTKRFQLSLLIAGNSS